From a region of the Lactuca sativa cultivar Salinas chromosome 4, Lsat_Salinas_v11, whole genome shotgun sequence genome:
- the LOC128133324 gene encoding photosystem I P700 chlorophyll a apoprotein A1-like, protein MIIRSPEPEVKILVDRDHIKTSFEEWARPGHFSRTIAKGPETTTWIWNLHADAHDFDSHTSDLEEISRKVFSAHFGQLSIIFLWLSGMYFHGARFSNYEAWLSDPTHIRPSAQVVWPIVGQEILNGDVGGGFRGIQITSGFFQIWRASGITSELQLYCTAIGGLVFAALMLFAGWFHYHKAAPKLAWFQDVESMLNHHLAGLLGLGSLSWAGHQVHVSLPINQFLNAGVDPKEIPLPHEFILNRDLLAQLYPSFAEGATPFFTLNWSKYADFLTFRGGLDPVTGGLWLTDTAHHHLAIAILFLIAGHMYRTNWGIGHGLKDILEAHKGPFTGQGHKGLYEILTTSWHAQLSLNLAMLGSLTIVVAHHMYAMPPYPYLATDYGTQLSLFTHHMWIGGFLIVGAAAHAAIFMVRDYDPTTRYNDLLDRVLRHRDAIISHLNWACIFLGFHSFGLYIHNDTMSALGRPQDMFSDTAIQLQPVFAQWIQNTHALAPGATAPGATASTSLTWGGGDLVAVGGKVALLPIPLGTADFLVHHIHAFTIHVTVLILLKGVLFARSSRLIPDKANLGFRFPCDGPGRGGTCQVSAWDHVFLGLFWMYNSISVVIFHFSWKMQSDVWGSISDQGVVTHITGGNFAQSSITINGWLRDFLWAQASQVIQSYGSSLSTYGLFFLGAHFVWAFSLMFLFSGRGYWQELIESIVWAHNKLKVAPATQPRALSIVQGRVVGVTHYLLGGIATTWAFFLARIIAVG, encoded by the coding sequence ATGATTATTCGTTCGCCGGAACCAGAAGTAAAAATTTTGGTAGATAGGGATCACATAAAAACTTCATTCGAGGAATGGGCTAGACCGGGTCATTTCTCAAGAACAATAGCTAAAGGCCCTGAAACTACCACTTGGATCTGGAACCTACATGCTGATGCTCACGATTTCGATAGCCATACCAGTGATTTGGAGGAGATCTCTCGAAAAGTATTTAGTGCGCATTTCGGTCAACTCTCCAtcatcttcctttggctgagtggCATGTATTTCCACGGTGCTCGTTTTTCCAATTATGAAGCATGGCTAAGCGATCCGACTCACATTAGGCCTAGTGCCCAAGTGGTTTGGCCGATAGTGGGCCAAGAAATATTGAATGGTGATGTGGGCGGGGGCTTCCGAGGAATACAAATAACCTCTGGTTTTTTTCAGATTTGGCGAGCATCTGGAATAACTAGCGAATTACAACTCTACTGTACCGCAATTGGTGGATTGGTCTTTGCGGCGTTAATGCTTTTTGCTGGTTGGTTTCATTATCATAAAGCTGCTCCAAAACTGGCTTGGTTTCAAGATGTAGAATCTATGTTGAATCACCATTTAGCGGGGCTACTAGGACTTGGGTCTCTCTCTTGGGCGGGACATCAAGTACATGTATCTTTACCGATTAACCAATTTCTAAACGCTGGAGTAGATCCGAAAGAAATACCACTTCCTCATGAATTTATCTTGAATCGGGATCTTTTGGCTCAACTTTATCCCAGTTTTGCCGAGGGAGCAACCCCATTTTTCACCTTGAATTGGTCAAAATATGCGGACTTTCTTACTTTTCGTGGAGGATTAGACCCAGTAACTGGAGGTCTATGGCTAACTGATACGGCACACCATCATTTAGCTATTGCAATTCTTTTTCTGATAGCGGGTCACATGTATAGGACCAACTGGGGCATTGGTCATGGTCTAAAAGATATTTTAGAAGCTCATAAAGGTCCATTTACGGGCCAGGGCCATAAAGGCCTATATGAGATCCTAACAACGTCATGGCATGCTCAATTATCTCTTAACCTAGCTATGTTAGGCTCTTTAACCATTGTTGTAGCTCACCATATGTATGCCATGCCCCCTTATCCATATCTAGCTACTGACTATGGTACACAACTGTCATTGTTCACACATCATATGTGGATTGGTGGATTTCTCATAGTTGGTGCTGCTGCGCATGCAGCCATTTTTATGGTAAGAGACTATGATCCAACTACTCGATACAACGATCTATTAGATCGTGTTCTTAGGCATCGCGATGCAATCATATCACATCTCAACTGGGCATGTATATTTCTAGGCTTTCACAGTTTTGGTTTGTATATTCATAATGATACCATGAGCGCTTTAGGGCGTCCTCAAGATATGTTTTCAGATACCGCTATCCAATTACAACCCGTCTTTGCTCAATGGATACAAAACACCCACGCTTTAGCACCTGGTGCAACGGCTCCTGGTGCAACAGCAAGTACCAGTTTAACTTGGGGGGGCGGTGATTTAGTAGCAGTGGGCGGCAAGGTAGCTTTGTTACCTATTCCATTAGGAACGGCGGATTTTTTGGTACATCACATTCATGCATTTACGATTCATGTGACGGTATTGATACTTCTGAAAGGTGTTCTATTTGCTCGTAGCTCCCGTTTGATACCGGATAAAGCAAATCTTGGTTTTCGTTTTCCTTGTGATGGGCCTGGAAGGGGGGGGACATGTCAAGTATCAGCTTGGGACCATGTTTTCTTAGGACTATTCTGGATGTACAATTCAATTTCAGTAGTCATATTTCATTTCAGTTGGAAAATGCAGTCAGATGTTTGGGGCAGTATAAGCGATCAAGGAGTAGTAACTCATATCACGGGAGGAAACTTTGCGCAGAGTTCTATTACTATTAATGGGTGGCTCCGCGATTTCTTATGGGCACAGGCATCCCAGGTAATTCAGTCTTATGGTTCTTCATTATCCACATATGGCCTTTTTTTCCTAGGTGCTCATTTTGTATGGGCTTttagtttaatgtttttattcagTGGACGTGGTTACTGGCAAGAACTTATTGAATCCATCGTTTGGGctcataataaattaaaagttgcTCCTGCTACCCAGCCGAGAGCCTTAAGCATTGTACAAGGACGTGTTGTAGGAGTAACCCATTACCTTCTGGGTGGAATTGCCACAACATGGGCGTTCTTCTTAGCAAGAATTATTGCAGTAGGATAA
- the LOC128133641 gene encoding photosystem I P700 chlorophyll a apoprotein A2-like has translation MALRFPRFSQGLAQDPTTRRIWFRIATAHDFKSHDDITEERLYQNIFASHFGQLAIIFLWTSGNLFHVAWQGNFESWVQDPLHVRPIAHAIWDPHFGQPAVEAFTRGGALGPVNIAYSGVYQWWYTIGLRTNEDLYTGALFLLLISAISLIAGWLHLQPKWKPSVSWFKNAESRLNHHLSGLFGVSSLAWTGHLVHVAIPASRGE, from the coding sequence ATGGCATTAAGATTTCCAAGGTTTAGCCAAGGCTTAGCTCAGGACCCCACTACTCGTCGTATTTGGTTTCGTATTGCTACCGCGCATGACTTCAAGAGTCATGATGATATTACTGAGGAACGTCTTTATCAGAATATTTTTGCTTCTCACTTCGGTCAATTAGCAATAATTTTTCTGTGGACTTCCGGAAATCTCTTTCATGTAGCTTGGCAAGGAAATTTTGAGTCATGGGTACAGGACCCTTTACATGTAAGACCTATTGCTCATGCAATTTGGGATCCTCATTTTGGTCAACCGGCTGTAGAAGCTTTTACTCGAGGGGGTGCTCTTGGCCCAGTGAATATCGCCTATTCTGGTGTTTACCAGTGGTGGTATACAATCGGTTTACGAACTAATGAAGATCTTTATACTGGAGCTCTTTTTCTATTATTAATTTCTGCCATATCTTTAATAGCGGGTTGGTTACACCTACAACCGAAATGGAAACCGAGTGTTTCGTGGTTCAAAAATGCAGAATCTCGTCTCAATCATCATTTATCAGGACTCTTCGGCGTAAGTTCCTTGGCTTGGACAGGGCATTTAGTCCATGTCGCTATTCCTGCATCCAGAGGGGAGTAA
- the LOC128133331 gene encoding photosystem II D2 protein produces MTIALGKVTKDENDLFDIMDDWLRRDRFVFVGWSGLLLFPCAYFAVGGWFTGTTFVTSWYTHGLASSYLEGCNFLTAAVSTPANSLAHSLLLLWGPEAQGDFTRWCQLGGLWTFVALHGAFGLIGFMLRQFELVRSVQLRPYNAITFSGPIAVFVSVFLIYPLGQSGWFFALSFGVAAIFRFILFFKGFHNWTLNPFHMMGVAGVLGAALLCAIHGATVENTLFEDGDGANTFRAFNPTQAEETYSMVTANRFWSQIFGVAFSNKRWLHFFMLFVPVTGLWMSALGVVGLALNLRAYDFVSQEIRAAEDPKFETFYTKNILLNEGIRAWMAAQDQPHENLIFPEEVLPRGNAL; encoded by the coding sequence ATGACTATAGCCCTTGGTAAAGTTACCAAAGACGAAAATGATTTGTTTGATATTATGGATGACTGGTTACGGAGGGACCGTTTCGTTTTTGTAGGCTGGTCCGGCCTATTGCTCTTTCCTTGTGCCTATTTCGCTGTAGGGGGTTGGTTCACAGGTACAACCTTTGTAACTtcatggtatacccatggatTGGCCAGTTCCTATTTGGAAGGCTGCAATTTCTTAACTGCCGCAGTTTCTACTCCTGCGAATAGTTTAGCACATTCTTTGTTATTACTATGGGGTCCTGAAGCACAAGGAGATTTTACTCGTTGGTGTCAATTAGGCGGTCTGTGGACTTTTGTTGCTCTCCACGGCGCTTTCGGACTAATAGGTTTCATGTTGCGTCAATTCGAACTTGTGCGATCTGTTCAATTGCGACCTTATAATGCAATCACATTCTCTGGTCCAATTGCCGTTTTTGTTTCTGTATTCCTGATTTATCCACTAGGTCAGTCTGGTTGGTTCTTTGCGCTTAGTTTTGGTGTAGCAGCTATATTTCGATTTATCCTCTTTTTTAAAGGATTTCATAACTGGACATTGAACCCATTTCATATGATGGGAGTTGCAGGTGTATTGGGCGCTGCTTTGCTATGCGCTATTCATGGTGCTACCGTAGAAAATACTTTATTTGAAGATGGTGATGGGGCAAATACATTCCGTGCTTTTAACCCAACTCAAGCTGAAGAAACTTATTCAATGGTCACTGCTAATCgtttttggtcccaaatcttTGGGGTTGCTTTTTCCAATAAACGTTGGTTACATTTCTTTATGTTATTTGTACCAGTAACTGGTTTATGGATGAGTGCTCTTGGAGTAGTCGGTCTGGCCTTGAACCTACGTGCCTATGACTTCGTTTCTCAGGAAATTCGCGCGGCGGAAGATCCTAAATTTGAAACTTTCTACACCAAAAATATTCTCTTAAACGAAGGTATTCGTGCTTGGATGGCGGCTCAAGATCAGCCTCATGAAAACCTTATATTCCCTGAGGAGGTTCTACCCCGTGGAAACGCTCTTTAA
- the LOC128133643 gene encoding 50S ribosomal protein L16, chloroplastic: MKGISYRGNAICFGKYALQALEPAWITSRQIEAGRRAMTRNARRGGKIWVRIFPDKPVTVRPAETRMGSGKGSPEYWVAVVKPGRILYEMGGVTENIARRAISIAASKMPIRAQFIISG; the protein is encoded by the coding sequence ATGAAGGGAATATCTTATCGAGGTAATGCTATTTGTTTTGGTAAATACGCTCTTCAGGCACTTGAACCCGCTTGGATCACCTCTAGACAAATAGAAGCAGGTCGACGAGCAATGACACGAAATGCACGTCGCGGTGGAAAAATATGGGTCCGTATATTTCCAGATAAACCAGTTACAGTAAGACCCGCAGAAACACGTATGGGTTCAGGTAAAGGCTCTCCCGAATATTGGGTAGCTGTTGTTAAACCAGGTCGAATACTTTATGAAATGGGTGGAGTAACAGAAAATATAGCCAGAAGGGCTATTTCAATAGCAGCGTCCAAAATGCCTATACGAGCTCAATTCATCATTTCGGGATAA